In the Leifsonia sp. 466MF genome, one interval contains:
- a CDS encoding CPBP family intramembrane glutamic endopeptidase, which translates to MRIQPRLWMGFLIWAGYVVVVFVVSALMGVPYTRIGASAGETWRGAVVDLAVAALLLAVTTSLLGWWRPALFERKRSRHVWPIFVPILMAVVAVVNIVTTDWSKFDASFLFALVALGVLVGFNEELMTRGLVLTAFRSRLREGWAWFLSSVLFGVMHLANAALGAPLGGTLAQVGLAFASGTAFYIVRRVTGSLIWAMLLHGLWDVSVFAVGHAPLGVPFATFLTPVIGILALAVVYWVIAGADEKQDRELAARRAQDGRGPEAPGSGAAVPGSTGSGSV; encoded by the coding sequence ATGCGAATCCAGCCTCGGCTGTGGATGGGGTTCCTGATCTGGGCCGGCTACGTCGTGGTGGTCTTCGTCGTCAGCGCTCTGATGGGTGTGCCCTACACCAGGATCGGTGCCTCCGCCGGGGAGACCTGGAGGGGCGCGGTCGTCGACCTGGCCGTCGCTGCGCTCTTGCTCGCGGTCACCACGTCGCTGCTCGGCTGGTGGCGGCCAGCGCTGTTCGAGCGCAAACGCTCTCGTCACGTCTGGCCCATCTTCGTCCCGATCCTGATGGCGGTCGTGGCGGTGGTGAACATCGTCACGACGGACTGGTCGAAGTTCGACGCCTCCTTCCTCTTCGCTCTCGTCGCACTCGGTGTCCTGGTGGGCTTCAACGAGGAGCTGATGACACGCGGCCTCGTGCTCACAGCGTTCCGCTCGCGGCTGCGCGAGGGGTGGGCCTGGTTCCTGTCCAGCGTCCTGTTCGGCGTGATGCACCTCGCCAACGCGGCGCTCGGAGCCCCGCTCGGCGGGACGCTGGCGCAGGTCGGTCTCGCCTTCGCCTCCGGGACGGCGTTCTACATCGTGCGGCGGGTGACCGGATCCCTGATCTGGGCCATGCTGTTGCACGGGCTCTGGGATGTGTCGGTGTTCGCGGTCGGGCACGCGCCGCTCGGCGTGCCGTTCGCGACCTTCCTGACGCCCGTCATCGGCATCCTCGCGCTCGCCGTCGTGTACTGGGTCATCGCGGGAGCGGACGAGAAGCAGGATCGCGAGCTGGCCGCACGCAGAGCTCAGGATGGCCGCGGGCCGGAGGCGCCAGGATCGGGTGCCGCAGTCCCCGGCTCGACCGGTTCCGGGTCCGTCTGA
- a CDS encoding MFS transporter, with translation MNPAARRVQRVYLTLMLGNTLAASFIWGINTLFLLDAGLSNFEAFAANAFFTAGMVIFEIPTGVVADTVGRKASYLLGTITLSVTTGLYWMLWLWHAPFVWWAIVSALLGLGFTFFSGAVDAWLVDALAFAKYTGSLEAVFGRGLVVTGISMFAGSVLGGIIAQATNLGVPFLLRAGVLVVMLVFAAIVMKDLGFTPDHSMGPVAATRNVLKQSIDHGLRKRSVRWVILSAPFASGVGIYAFYALQPYLLELYGDKTAYSIAGLAAAILSLAQVAGGVLAPRIRRLFAKRTTTVIGASLTSILILVALGVTSLFWLAVALLVIWGFVFAVAGPVRQAYLNDMIPSKQRATVLSFDSLFGSLGGVFIQPALGRAADLWGYGTSLVIGGVVELIGIPFLFASRRQNDPADTKTVQTDPEPVEPGTAAPDPGASGPRPS, from the coding sequence ATGAATCCGGCGGCTCGCCGCGTGCAGCGCGTCTACCTGACCTTGATGCTCGGCAACACGTTGGCGGCGTCATTCATCTGGGGGATCAACACCCTCTTCCTGCTCGACGCCGGGCTCTCGAACTTCGAGGCGTTCGCCGCGAACGCGTTCTTCACCGCCGGGATGGTGATCTTCGAGATCCCGACGGGCGTCGTCGCCGACACGGTCGGGCGCAAGGCGTCCTATCTGCTGGGCACGATCACGCTGTCGGTGACCACCGGTCTGTACTGGATGCTGTGGCTCTGGCACGCGCCGTTCGTCTGGTGGGCGATCGTGTCGGCGCTGCTCGGTCTCGGCTTCACGTTCTTCTCGGGCGCGGTGGACGCCTGGCTCGTCGACGCCCTGGCGTTCGCCAAGTACACCGGGAGCCTGGAGGCCGTGTTCGGCCGCGGCCTGGTCGTCACGGGGATCTCGATGTTCGCCGGGTCGGTTCTCGGCGGGATCATCGCCCAGGCGACGAATCTCGGCGTGCCGTTCCTGCTGCGAGCCGGCGTGCTGGTCGTCATGCTGGTGTTCGCCGCCATCGTGATGAAAGACCTCGGCTTCACACCCGACCACTCGATGGGCCCGGTCGCGGCAACCAGGAACGTGCTGAAGCAGTCGATCGATCACGGGCTGCGCAAACGGTCGGTGCGCTGGGTGATCCTGTCCGCGCCGTTCGCCTCCGGCGTCGGCATCTACGCCTTCTACGCGCTGCAGCCGTATCTGCTGGAACTCTACGGCGACAAGACCGCGTACTCGATCGCCGGGCTCGCCGCCGCCATCCTGTCGCTTGCGCAGGTCGCGGGCGGGGTGCTCGCCCCGCGCATCCGCCGTCTGTTCGCGAAGCGCACGACGACAGTCATCGGGGCATCTCTGACGAGCATCCTGATCCTCGTGGCGCTGGGGGTGACCAGCCTCTTCTGGCTCGCCGTCGCCCTGCTGGTGATCTGGGGTTTCGTGTTCGCGGTGGCCGGCCCGGTTCGCCAGGCCTATCTGAACGACATGATCCCCTCGAAGCAGCGCGCGACCGTGCTGTCGTTCGACTCGCTGTTCGGCAGCCTCGGCGGGGTGTTCATCCAACCGGCGCTCGGACGCGCGGCCGACCTCTGGGGCTACGGCACGTCGCTCGTCATCGGCGGAGTGGTCGAGCTGATCGGAATCCCGTTCCTGTTCGCCAGCCGGCGCCAGAACGACCCGGCGGACACCAAGACGGTTCAGACGGACCCGGAACCGGTCGAGCCGGGGACTGCGGCACCCGATCCTGGCGCCTCCGGCCCGCGGCCATCCTGA
- a CDS encoding ribokinase yields MHDLRDVVVVGSINVDLTAIADRLPTPGETVGNAALHRDAGGKGANQAAAASRLGARVRMVGAVGDDADGRWMLHELRTAGVDVSAIRIVDEPTGTALIAVDRHGENQIVVCPGANSEVSLNGLRIADDEVVLTQLEVDTGLVCELARSTAAFLVVNAAPAQALPAELVRRADLFIVNESEFALMPELADAQRVAVTYGGDGAALYENGSLVVRVPAVRAEPVNTVGAGDAFCAALALSLTAGVDPEHALGIACAVGAAAVEDERSQPAFANLADYAGDLAR; encoded by the coding sequence GTGCACGACCTCCGTGATGTTGTCGTCGTCGGCAGTATCAACGTCGACCTCACCGCCATCGCCGACCGCCTCCCGACCCCGGGGGAGACCGTCGGGAACGCTGCCCTGCATCGAGACGCAGGAGGTAAAGGGGCGAACCAGGCTGCCGCGGCAAGCCGCCTCGGCGCGCGCGTCCGGATGGTCGGTGCCGTCGGGGATGACGCGGACGGGCGGTGGATGCTGCACGAGCTGCGAACTGCCGGGGTCGATGTGTCCGCCATACGCATCGTCGACGAGCCGACGGGCACGGCGCTGATCGCTGTCGATCGGCACGGGGAGAACCAGATCGTCGTCTGCCCGGGGGCGAACAGTGAGGTGTCTCTCAACGGTCTCCGTATCGCGGACGACGAGGTCGTCCTGACCCAGCTCGAGGTCGACACCGGGCTGGTGTGCGAACTGGCACGTTCGACCGCTGCCTTCTTGGTGGTCAATGCGGCTCCTGCGCAGGCGCTTCCCGCTGAGCTGGTCCGTCGCGCAGATCTGTTCATCGTCAACGAGTCCGAATTCGCGCTCATGCCTGAGCTGGCCGACGCGCAACGCGTGGCCGTCACCTACGGCGGAGACGGCGCCGCGCTCTACGAGAACGGCTCACTGGTGGTTCGCGTACCGGCCGTGCGCGCCGAGCCCGTGAATACGGTCGGGGCCGGTGATGCCTTCTGCGCTGCCCTTGCGCTCTCGTTGACCGCCGGTGTCGACCCGGAACACGCCCTGGGGATAGCGTGCGCGGTGGGAGCGGCAGCGGTGGAGGACGAGAGAAGCCAGCCGGCTTTCGCCAACCTGGCCGACTATGCGGGCGACCTGGCACGGTAA
- a CDS encoding peptidoglycan-binding domain-containing protein, whose product MVNEPRQHSDRRPLQVRVAVGALVAVAAFAFSGCSGEVSPVDRAQAQVTAKEKAVKEARAAADAASQEFCQASKTYIEALDRYGDILTQTAPTVGDVKDAGSDLAKPRSSAFDGAEAAVEAHQELATAEQELVAARTALDQARGESSGTPEGDATPQPTATPLVPSATVDRVKQADAEFAAAQSAITDQTTLVAASEQFNSAAVALEFSWLQLFSQAGCIPDAQAQEASAAVSRYVTELQQSLAAAGYYSGAIDGVYGPQTVAAVEELQTVSGLPVTGTVDKATAAALDATLLALGGAAAQTNTASTAALQQTLKLAGFWSGPVDGVWTPALTESLQAFQTKLGVEATGTVDAATISAFDKALAQAQQAQQAPSATPTPSP is encoded by the coding sequence ATGGTGAACGAGCCGAGGCAGCACAGCGACCGGCGTCCCCTGCAGGTGCGAGTGGCGGTGGGTGCGCTCGTCGCCGTCGCGGCGTTCGCGTTTTCGGGATGTTCGGGCGAAGTGAGCCCTGTCGATCGTGCTCAGGCGCAGGTCACCGCGAAAGAGAAGGCGGTGAAGGAAGCACGGGCGGCGGCGGATGCGGCTTCGCAGGAGTTCTGCCAGGCGAGTAAGACGTACATCGAAGCTCTCGACCGGTACGGCGACATCCTCACGCAGACCGCTCCGACTGTGGGCGACGTGAAGGATGCGGGCTCCGATCTGGCCAAGCCCAGATCCTCCGCGTTCGATGGCGCGGAAGCGGCCGTCGAGGCTCACCAGGAACTCGCGACGGCCGAACAGGAGCTCGTCGCCGCCCGAACCGCCCTCGACCAGGCGCGAGGGGAGTCCTCCGGCACCCCGGAGGGCGATGCGACTCCGCAGCCGACAGCGACCCCGCTCGTCCCCAGCGCGACCGTCGATCGTGTGAAGCAGGCTGACGCGGAGTTCGCCGCCGCTCAGTCCGCCATCACGGACCAGACCACCCTCGTGGCCGCTTCGGAGCAGTTCAACAGTGCGGCGGTCGCTCTCGAGTTCTCCTGGCTGCAGCTGTTCTCGCAGGCCGGCTGCATTCCCGACGCTCAGGCCCAGGAGGCCTCCGCGGCCGTCAGCCGCTACGTGACCGAACTGCAGCAGAGTCTCGCCGCCGCCGGCTACTACTCGGGCGCGATCGACGGCGTATACGGTCCGCAGACCGTCGCGGCCGTCGAAGAGCTCCAGACCGTGAGCGGCCTGCCGGTGACAGGAACGGTCGACAAGGCGACTGCCGCAGCGCTGGATGCCACGCTCCTCGCCCTCGGTGGCGCCGCCGCGCAGACGAACACGGCCAGCACCGCCGCCCTCCAGCAGACGCTGAAGCTCGCAGGCTTCTGGAGCGGCCCGGTCGACGGCGTCTGGACTCCCGCGCTGACGGAGTCCCTGCAGGCGTTCCAGACGAAGCTCGGAGTCGAGGCGACCGGAACGGTGGATGCCGCAACGATCAGCGCCTTCGACAAGGCGCTCGCGCAGGCGCAGCAGGCGCAACAGGCTCCGAGCGCGACTCCGACGCCGTCTCCCTGA
- a CDS encoding antibiotic biosynthesis monooxygenase family protein, whose protein sequence is MYTSTFIFEAKPYDDDFHRLNDEIAERARAIPGFLGEEAWSNEETGLHAEVYYWETREALQQLIGMDTHREAKRLHDRWIGAYRIVIAEVVGTYGQPGLGLEHVPAASTDAA, encoded by the coding sequence ATGTACACGTCGACCTTCATCTTCGAGGCGAAGCCCTACGACGACGACTTCCACCGGCTGAACGACGAGATCGCGGAGCGCGCCCGCGCCATCCCCGGCTTCCTCGGCGAGGAGGCGTGGAGCAACGAGGAGACCGGCCTGCACGCGGAGGTCTACTACTGGGAGACGCGCGAGGCCCTGCAGCAGCTCATCGGCATGGACACGCACCGCGAGGCCAAGCGGCTGCACGACCGGTGGATCGGCGCCTACCGCATCGTCATCGCCGAGGTCGTCGGCACCTACGGTCAGCCCGGGCTGGGTCTGGAGCACGTGCCGGCTGCGAGTACTGACGCAGCGTGA